Below is a genomic region from Raphanus sativus cultivar WK10039 chromosome 4, ASM80110v3, whole genome shotgun sequence.
ACTAAAGCTGTTCAACCTGGTATCTTTGCGAGACTCATGCTCAAGATGGGAATTCACAAGCTGTTCCTTCCATCTTGAGGGGGGGGTATTGGGATATATAGAATAACCGGAACCGGTTTAACCATGTTGGTTATTAGAATAATAAACCGGGTattaataatagtatataaactCTATATCGTTGTAACAGAACGTTAAGTCACATCAATATAACAAACTTTATCGTCTCTCTCGTCTTCGTTCTCCTGAGCTTAGGCTCAGGTTCTCTACATCGAATAAGAGATTCGAAGAACCCTAGAAACTAATTTTCCACACAAAAATCTACATCGAGCAGGGAACTCTTAGTTTCCAGAAGAACAAACATCTAATAGATAACTCAATTTCCAGGAAACTTACCGATTTAAAGTTGCTGGAGATGAGAAATTACAGGTAAAGTGTCGTGGAAATGATCTTCTAATTcttcattaaatattttttaggtGAGAAAAACTTATGGCGGAGGTCTCCGACGTCAGTTTATAAGGATAACTGTACTGCGGTGTAAAGCACAATTTGGAAACTTACACGTGTACGGCTATGAATGGTGGTTACGTTTGATTATTTCACAGCTCTGGGGatagaattaaaaaaactattatagaAATTGGACGGCTAATAAATAATCTTTTTGGAAAGGCCGAAACGAGAGGTTTCGTGGGATTATAAAACAAGCCATTAGCGTTaagtctttgttttttttttaattataaaaccaaATCTAACGGCTAAAACTATCAATTATGTAATACCACGTTCTACAGACTTCTGTTTTGagtaatttgaaaaaaatgaaaaatttgttCGTATTACAAATTTGGAAAATTTGAAGATTAATGGTTTCTTCAAAACTAATTTTTTGGATCACGTTTATTTTACCAGGTTGCTTAAAAAATGTGAGGCTCATTAGATTACGAGAAGTTTGAGTCAAAACATAAGGTTTAACAAATTCAAAGTATTGCGTAAACGGGGCTGAAAAGTCCATTTGACAGCCTGTAGTTATGTTGGAGCCCCACAATAACCACACCGGTCGGCAAAAGTATCGACCCCACATCTTTGACAAAGAGTGTAGGACTAGTCTAGTGATCTTCACCAGAATGATTTACGGGCCATAATGATTAAGCCCAAGATCAGCCCATAAACTTTAAGAAAAGTCTCTAGCTAAGACAGAATGTCTCTGCAAGCGTCGAGTCGACGAACTTGATAACGGCGATGATGTCTCCCGGAGCCGAGTTGCCAACCATAACAATGCTACGAACCAATTTCTGCATTTCAAATCGCTCTTACACGGCGAAGCAACCTTCGCTCTTTAGGGCACATCACCGTGTTTCCTCTGTTCGCATCACCCATTGTACTGGTGATGGTGGTGGTGCTACCgccgtctcctcctcctcccgcCTCCGTGATCTCGTTTTCGTCGTGAACCCTCAAGGTGTGTGTTATCCCTATTACTTACTCAGTGGACGAAGAAACGATTGAATTGCTTTAAAGTGATCATTTCTATATGAGAATCAATCTCGAGGTTTATCTTGGTTGAATTAGGAGCAAATGGTAGAACAGCTCAGGAATGGAAGAAGTTGCTTCCTTACCTTCAATCTCGTCTTGGTAAAGACTGTAATgtgagtttttattttattttattcaatgTGTTGGTGATGATGCCATCTCCTTCTTTGCTTTCATGATAATGTTGTGTTGTTTGTTTCCTCTTAGATATGTGAGTCCTTAACATCTGGTCCTTCTCATGCCATTGACATTACAAGAGAGGTAAGTGTCAGTGAAATGTTGTTACACATCGCTTTGATGAGTTATGTATTCTCTTATCATCCTATTGTCTCTATCAGGCTATTAGGGATGGTGCAGATGCTGTCATTGCTGTTGGAGGTGATGGAACATTGCATGAGGTAGAAACTGAAAATCTTTGTTTGCTACAAGTTCTAGCCTAGAACTGACTTCTTAAACATTTTAGCTATCTTTTTTGATTGACAGGTTGTTAATGGTTTCTTTTGGGAGGGGAAACCTGTTGGTAATCTCAATAGCGAAGCTGGCCATTCGGCTGCACTTGGTGTGAGTTGCTTGAATCATACctttctttcttaatttttgtaCATCTTGCGAAGTTACAGCTTCAGTccatctttctttttctttttttttgttttgcagctGATTCCGTTAGGTACTGGTTCGGATTTTGCTAGGACATTTGGTTGGTTAGTTTTTGCAACTTCTGTCTGAAATTTATGTTGAGACAATCTTTGAGTAATATTATCATGGTTTTCTGCGTTTTATTAGGAACAATGATCCTCGTGAAGCTGTGGAGCGCATTGCTAAAGGTATTCCACTCAATGCATTCGAGGAGTTAGGACTTGATGTGTAATTATATCTCATATGAAATCACATATTCTGCAATATTCAGGGATACGATCACGGTTTGATGTCGGTGTTATCGACCAGGAAGGAAGGGATTCACATTACTTCATTAACGTTGCTGATGTTCATTTGTAAGGGGCATATTTGTGAAATTTTCTGTTTGATTATTTGGTTTGCCTCCTTGGttgaaattttttctttttggtcatCACTTGCAGGAGTGCAAAGGCAGGCTTTTACGCTTCAAAGTACAAGAAATTTGGAAACTTGTGCTATGTAATCGGTGCTCTTCAAGCTTTTATGGGACATCACAATCGAGATATGAGGATTAAGGTAAACTGAAAAATCTCTGCAGAATCTCTTCTTCACCATAGAAAGTAATTTTGAAAGCATCGTGTTATATCCTCAGGTCAATGGAGGTGAATGGGAAGTATATCCACAAGTCACTGCTCTCTGTGTTGGAAATGCTAAGTACTTTGGCGGAGGAATGAAAATCACTCCCAATGCTGTCCCTGGAAATGGAAACCTTGAGGTGAGACGATACCATTGATTATTAGATCTCAATGTGAATAGGTTTTGACCTTCATACACTTGTCTGCAGGTTGTGGTTCTTCAAGACTTCAAATGGTATGATTTCATACTGAAGCTTCATAAGCTATACAATGGGACGCATCTCTCGGTTAACAATGTGAGCTCGAGAAGGTCAGATTTGTTCTTCTGTTTCCTCAACATTCTGTTCTGTACATGTCTTTAGCGCCTTGAAAAGTCACATCATTTAAGTGGGTTTATTATTGTAGTGTACAAAGTATAGAAGTAGAGGAGATATCAGAGAGTGGAAGCATCTATGTTCAGTCAGATGGAGAACATCTTGGGTTTCTACCTAGAAAATTTCAGGTTTTACCCGGTGCCATCGACATAATCAGCTAATTATCACAACCGCACCTACCAAGATAGTGTAAAAGGACTCAATCATACATTCAGCTTCTTTTTGTTTAGACTGTAAAGATTCTTCTTATTTGAAGTTTGATTCATTGTTTAAACCAATCAGAGTTCTTCTGTGTGGTAACTATTAACCACAAGTATCTTTTCTTTCCTCTCAGTTGAAGGAACTAGATTGATAAGCAGGTGATGAATCCCCACCACGAGGTACATACATTGTCTTGAGATAGTTATATAGTGCATCAATCAAAATCCGTTGTAGTCTAGCTGGTCAGGATACTCGGCTCTCACCCGAGAGACCCGGGTTCGAGTCCCGGCAACGgagcatttttttttgtattttattatggCAAACCGGATTCCGGTTCTGTAAAACCAAGAACTTAAAAAACCCTTACTCCCTGGGTTTCCGTCTCTGTTCGACTTCCGTTTGTCAAAGTCtgctcctttttttttttggttgtcattttggggagagagagagagaaatgcaGAGACTGAGATCTCAGCTACTGGCTAGGCCTCTCTTGGAGGAGAGCAGCAGGCTGCGAGGGTATTGCACGAGCTCCTCCTCATCCGAAAAGATCGTAGCTTCGGTGCTTTTCGAGAGACTGCGAGTTGTGATACCAAAACCGGATCCTAACGTTTACGCTTTTCAGGAGTTCAAGTAAAGCCCCTCCTCTCCTTTTTTTATGTCTTTCTCCTATCATTGTGGTTTAGGAATGAGCGAAAGTAAAACTTCTGATATTCGGAGTTGTCTTATTACACAATCTGTATCACCTAGTGGTTGCTTTGCTCTATTGCAGATTCAATTGGCAGCAGCAGTTTCGCCGTAGATACCCTGATGAGTTCTTGGACATTGCTAAAAACAGGTAAAATTCATTCCCTTACCCTACTACTTTTTACATGTTATGTTATTATAGATTGTATCACTTTGAAAGTTTCAGTTTTGTTCAGTTTCTTTGAGATCATATCATCATGTGTGTCCGAATGCATTATTCCAAACTTTACGACTACAGCAAGCAAGGAGTCTGTAGATAGGTGTTTTAGTTATATTGTAACCTGAATGTTTTAGTATATCTGCACATAGATGTATATTATAGTGAAAAGGTGATGGACCTGTGACCATTTCTGGTTCTGTTCAAAAGTTGTTTAAAAGTGTAATCATGTTTCCATGAACATTTTAATTCCATCTTTGGTTGATCTTTGGGTGTGTGAATACAGAGCCAAGGGTGAATATCAAATGGACTATGTCCCTGCTCCCAGAGTTACAGAGGCTGACAAGAATAACGATAGGAAGTAAGTTTTCCAcacccttttaaaaaaaaacatggactTGTCTTCTCTTTCGCTTATTCTTGGAAACTTGCTGTAATTTCTAGGTCGTTATATAGAGCTCTCGACAAGAAACTCTATCTTCTGGTCTTCGGCAAGCCATTTGGAGCTACTAGTGACAAACCTGTCTGGCATTTCCCTGAAAAAGTCTACGATTCTGAGCCTACTCTTCGCAAGGTGATATGGTTTTATATCCATCCCCTCTGTTTCACAATCTATGACACCATCTGTTTCAGCTCTTCTCGTGCTTATGTAGTAAAGGTTTGGTAATTTTTGTAGTGTGCTGAATCTGCTTTGAAGTCAGTCTTGGGAGACCTAACTCACACGTACTTCGTTGGAAATGCTCCAATGGCTCACATGGCTATTCAACCTACTGAAGAAACACCTGATATGCCATCTTTCAAGGTAAAGCTCCTCTGAGAGTGAGAAATAAAAATTGCTTATTGATTAGTTCGTTTTGATGGACTCTTTGAATCTTCTCTTCTTCGTTTTTTGCTGTTGTGTAGAGGTTCTTCTTCAAATGCAGTGTAGTGGCAGCATCGAAATACAACATAAGTAACTGCGAAGACTTTGTGTGGGTAACCAAAGATGAGCTTTTAGAGTTCTTCCCTGAGCAAGCTGAGTTCTTCAACAAGATGATCATTAGCTGAGACTAGTCAACCACACCACCCAAAAactcctctctctttttttttccttgt
It encodes:
- the LOC108836328 gene encoding sphingoid long-chain bases kinase 2, mitochondrial-like encodes the protein MMSPGAELPTITMLRTNFCISNRSYTAKQPSLFRAHHRVSSVRITHCTGDGGGATAVSSSSRLRDLVFVVNPQGANGRTAQEWKKLLPYLQSRLGKDCNICESLTSGPSHAIDITREAIRDGADAVIAVGGDGTLHEVVNGFFWEGKPVGNLNSEAGHSAALGLIPLGTGSDFARTFGWNNDPREAVERIAKGIRSRFDVGVIDQEGRDSHYFINVADVHLSAKAGFYASKYKKFGNLCYVIGALQAFMGHHNRDMRIKVNGGEWEVYPQVTALCVGNAKYFGGGMKITPNAVPGNGNLEVVVLQDFKWYDFILKLHKLYNGTHLSVNNVSSRSVQSIEVEEISESGSIYVQSDGEHLGFLPRKFQVLPGAIDIIS
- the LOC130511738 gene encoding uncharacterized protein LOC130511738, producing the protein MQRLRSQLLARPLLEESSRLRGYCTSSSSSEKIVASVLFERLRVVIPKPDPNVYAFQEFKFNWQQQFRRRYPDEFLDIAKNRAKGEYQMDYVPAPRVTEADKNNDRKSLYRALDKKLYLLVFGKPFGATSDKPVWHFPEKVYDSEPTLRKCAESALKSVLGDLTHTYFVGNAPMAHMAIQPTEETPDMPSFKRFFFKCSVVAASKYNISNCEDFVWVTKDELLEFFPEQAEFFNKMIIS